Below is a genomic region from Dioscorea cayenensis subsp. rotundata cultivar TDr96_F1 chromosome 14, TDr96_F1_v2_PseudoChromosome.rev07_lg8_w22 25.fasta, whole genome shotgun sequence.
ttaatggaGGTTACTTATAATATCCCACTTTCCTTCTATGTAGTCTCCCATGAATATGACTAGCTTTGCATTGTGCTATTTTTATTCCCATTAGTTTCtctagaattttatttaaaaaaataaatcaagttgcTTGTTTCTTTAGATTATTTGATGAGCACATAATATGTCAGGGTGGAAAAGAATTCTATGTTCAGTGTGTTTAATTTCTGTACGGTtcctttttgttgttgattttcagTACAGTGTTGATGTAAAGATTGTGTGGCTGGTCTCTCAACAACATGGAGTCAGAAAATTCATAATCAGTTAGTATGTATTGCATTAATACCTTcttctattcggtaaaaatagaTTGCGGTGTTCTTTAAGAGGGTTCATTTTAAAGTTTGCATGTAGTACTTCCTCTTTACAACAAAAGGCAGTGTCTTGCTCTTAATGATGCTGCAAATAGTCACATGACTTGTGCCTGTACAACTATGGTCATGTTTAAATTCCTGGCTAAAGTCTGGTTTGAACTATGATATACTTATTTGAATCCACTTGCTGATGACCAATGATGGGTTCTCAACATTGGCTATAAAtaatagaatgtaaaaattttatgtttgcaaTACTGGAACCAATTCAATGAACTTTCTAATTAAGAAGTTATAATGGTCTCTTGCGAAGTTGTTTTAAAACAAAGGCCTTAGCCCTATAACCATTAGACATTTTACAGTAAATGGTTCGACAAGGAGATGTTGAGTATTCACGAATGATGCATTGCATTGCTACTTAGATTTGATATAACAGATTGATAGATGCCCagtattttattctttctaacCGGCTAGctcttatctttttaatttaatgatgcTGTCAAGAATGTGTAATTCTTTTGCTTATGCCAAAAATTTTATGAAcctagtggattttatttttgacttgtgcaaaCTTGAGTggcattcaaattttttatatatttgtttgttagcTCTTTGCGCaatatatttcatttgatatagaCAATTCATGATCTATATTTGATGGTACTaagaaataaacattttttttctcatgtttcTGGAATTTGTTCCCCTCTTATCCTCGAGAGAAATAATTCCCCTTGTTTATGTTGATTTGAGTGGTTTTCCACATTAATGCTTTTTGTTAATTGCTTTAATTTCTGCTTGTTTGATCTTGATATCCACAAAACCAATGCAGTTTGGTGCTGAGAAAATGCATAAGGGCAGCAAGTATGTGTTATTTCTGGATGATGATGTTAGACTGCATCTTGGATCAGTTGGAGCTCTAACTGCAGAAATGGAGAAAATTCCTGAGgtctatttaatattttctttccatgatgcgttatattttaatatagatGATAGTTACTTTCTCCTGTTTGTTGAAATGAAATAGATATTTATTCAAACTGGATATCCTCTTGATCTGCCTTCTGGAAGCTTGGGAAGCTATTGCATTTATGAATATGACATGGTAAATAATTATCAGAACAACCTATCTATCCTCCTAGCCATTGTCCTTCTGCATATTAATTCAGAATTTGGGCAATTACCTTCCAACAGTTTGTTCTGACTTAAACAAAGAAGCTACTCACACTGCATCAAAGTTGaagcaaatttttaaatatattctttaaagcAACCAATTTGTTGGCTTCTTCTTTTATGTAACACAATTATTGCTGCTGCAAAATTTGCAATCGAGCATTCTTCTCTTACAGAAAATATCTAGTTATTCCAACTGACTTAGTAGTACCATTAATGCTATTGatggaatttattatttttgtctgAGGTGAATTTATACTCAAGGATAATATTTTCAGCCTTGTTCAATGGGATTTGCAACTAGTGGGAAGACATTTTTCCTATGGAGTGGCTATATAATGGTACATGGTTCATCATTCATATCACATTTACATTGACCTACAAAATATATCTAGAATTTTGACACTTAGGGACTTATTAAAGTTGTTCCATCCTCTTAGATGCATGCAGATGATTTTAGAAAAGATTCACATGGTGTTGTTAGTGGACTGAGAGATGGTGGATATTTTGATGACATGACTCTTGCTGCAATAGCTAGTAATTTCTTGCTTCATATGCATGACTTGaaaatccatttatttttacatgctGTAAGTGAAATaagcaaaaaataatagtaataaaataaaaaaggcttCACTGATGAACTCAATTCTTCCATCTAATACTCATGCATATGATGATTGCACGCATCAAATCTGTACATATGGTCCTAACTGTGCATGAACTGCATATGGCAGATTAGATATGATCAAGTGACCATTTTTCCCATGCAGATGCATTCTAatgtttctaattaattttctaaaattatccaAATGTTATAAATCCTAATAATATTCATGCCGTTTAGATGCATAACCCACACTTCCTTATCagggaaaacaaaaattatttcttcACCATTAGTTGTTGTCTTTCCTCATCCTCTTGCTAGTGACCTAAGCTTTGCTAGGTAATCAAATTCAATTTAGTATTTCTGATCAGCTCATCCATAACCATGTCATATTTATTATACTAATCCTGTTCAGGTTCCGAATTTACTAATGAAACAAACTTTTTTTCTAGAGCTAACATCTTGATTGTTAACTGGTCATGCCATCCTTGCTATTCTTCTCTTGTGCAGATATTGGAATTACCTGAGGAAGCAAACTTTTGTTCTTGAATCTTACATTTCAGAGGTTAACTGGCTCATGAACTGAGCATTATTTTTTGCGCACTGCTATCTACCTTGGGCGTTTGTTGTACCATATTTCATGGCAACTATACACTTTTTGGCTGCCATAAGAGCACAAATTAGTAACTATCTCTTCAGAGAATCAAATTCATTATCTTGTGGTGAGCAAACTACTCTATTCTTACAAAATTACTAACTGGCCTTAAAGCTACCAATTTTTTTACCTCATCAGCTACTTGTACACATGATCTTCAGTAAAGGGGATTGGATTTGAAGTTTTTGATTGGGGATTAAAGTTAAATTGGGTGTTGTTCAGGCTTTGTCATTGGCTGGCTGCTTGGTAGTTTGCATAGTTATTACACTTGTCTCAACGTGGAACTTGACAAAGGTGGAAATTCAGTTGTGCAACATGTCATCTCCTGAGGGGCCAGAAATGTCACTTGGTTCCTATAACTGGGGACTCGTATGCATCGTCTTCACATCATTAATTTACTTCAGGTGACTAAATATTATTCATTGATAATGCATtcactatgtatatatattaatttcttcttaTTGACTTCAAAGCAGGTATTTTTTGCCATGCTCATAGACAATTTCTTGTGCCCCATTTCTGCGATGTGGTcgtattttcataaaatatgtaACCTAGTCTAGAGTTCAATGCTACTTGAAGGAAGGAAAAATAAGCAAGGTATGCTTTAATGTTCTTTGATTCTTAAATGTGTTGTCTGTCAAAGTTAAGGTTCTAAATTTTAACAGGCTTCAACGTTGTCATGATTGTACCAAGCATTGGCTTTTCTTCATTGAACAACTCATCTAGTTGAATTAGTTTAATGTTCAAGGACATGTTCTTTCTTTGAAGTATAATTCTAGTTAACTACACTTGTTTCTATCAAACAACAATATTACTGCCAAAAAATATGTACAAATCTTGAGAAACTTGAACACTGGCAATTCTTTTTTTGGTAGCTTCTGATCATGCAATGTCTATACTAAAtgtactaaataaaaatatgatcaaCATACACATTGATGCAAAATCTGAACACAAAATATGATATTCTCCAAATCTCTAGTGACAAACAATACCATGGTTACCATGAAAAACTAACTCCATTGATTTTACAGACTATTTTGCAGATTGAAAGACTTAAACAAGATGGTGTGACTTATTCTAATCTTGGAGGGAAACATTTATACAGTAAACTGGTTTGCATTCTAGAAAGTCTCATTTGTTGGATTTTTAGTAAAAAGATTGGTTCGATGGCGTAAACTGAAGAGGTTTGATAGCTAGAAACCATCATTTCCCACAGAGAGCATGTGGcattctttgtgtttttattttcttcttcttttcttgtgcaATTGCTTGtaatctcctttttttctttttgtcattttttgggAACAATGTATCAGATTCATTCATTTGATTCTtttgtatagattttttttttcttcaattgaatATTGTGTAAACTATTTTAACTAATGGCAATTCTTCATTAGATATGTGCCTTTCTTATTTTAGATTGATGACCAAAGAGTGATGTGTGTAAAATTATCATGTCAGTAAATTTACCGAGTtaaaagcaatcaagttttatcttgtattttgtTGATCAGAAATAGTGTTTTTCTTGtgaggtaaaaaaaataaattaaaattcaattcaactatGAACAAATGTAGAGGTGGTTATCACCGTCTCTAAAATTCTTATACCTCCTCAAtacttttagaggcggttataaccgcctctaaaaactcttatttttttcaaattatagtTTTTAGAGGCGgctataaccgcctctaaaacttgTGAAGAGGAATAAGAAACTATTAGTTATGGAGGtcgttataaccacctctatagctaTTTCAGaggaataagaaattattagctatagaggcggttataatcgCCTCTAAAGCTATTTGcaagatataaaaattagtaagttatagaggcggttataaccgcctctacatTTGATATAAAAACCGCTTTTGTAGATCAAATTTACTCCCAATCTGATTACTACAAACCTggctctaaagtgtagagccggGCATTGATACGAGACAGTTTAGAGGTGGGTGAAAAATTCGCtctagctatagaggcggttttaaccgcctctataggtcaTGAAAACCGCCTCTAAAGCTCATTTTTAGTGTAGTGTTCTTTGTTGAACATGGCATCTAATTGTATAGTTTTGACTGCACTTAAAACTCTGGGTTGTCTCTTGAAACTTGTTGGTCATTGGTTTATCTTGTATAGATTATCTTTGCATTTACTACCGTCTGCCAAATTTGTTGCTTTCATCATTGCCATAGTTAGATTAGacatatctaatttttttcttgtctttctAAAACCCAACTATTTGCATTGCTTGCCTGTTTCAGAGCTGAACAATCTAGCCattgtttttgattattttttttttttagaaaaaatattggTGGGCAACTTCTATGGTaaagtcaaatttaattaatttaattgccTCCTTTCAGGTATGACATCAAGATGTACAATGCAATTCTTGCAGAGGATAAGCATTGCCAATATAAACTTTCTGCCTTTCTATGTGTGTACACTATGTACATGCatacatagaaaaataaaattatatatgtacatatctTTGTTTCTGCAACAAGTTAATTAGTAGCACTACACTTATAGCAATACTGTTTCATCTTTTTGTGGTTGTGGCAATGTTCTTAGTTGATGATCAATATTCACATGACCTATCCTTAAATTGAAGAAGGCGCTGTTGGATCATGCCCTGAATAACCTCATGAAGACCATGCACGTGAAGACCTTTGTTTGCCTTGTGAGTTGCACTGTCGTTAGTGCATGGTTTTCACTCAAATAATGTAACCTGTTATCTAGTGCAGGTGTAGTTTAAGTTATCTTAGTTACTTGTGCTTTATGTGTACTTGTGTAAGCTTgccatgttgttgttgttgtgtgaCCATGTGTGTCAACAGCAGTGGCTCTCATGTTATATGTTATAagtgatgatgatcatcatcttcaagcttTCAGTCCTCTCCTTGTGTGTGTACGTGAGTCTCTTGcatttcatatcttctcattcATACCTTGCATTTGAGATCCTAGTTTTCTCAACAGGCGCTATAGGACTGAAAAACAAAATCGTATTTTGGttcattttatgatttttattatttttctttatcctGTTTTGTCATTTATACTCTATGCTGACagtactcattttttttttaaatgattaaatcacaaatttattaaacagGAGGTGACAGTCATGTTTGATGTTTAGACTAAGAATGTCTAAGAGATTGTTTTGAAGATCTCAGCATTGGGCAAGGCATCCAGAAACCCACAAGAAGATTACTGTGATCATTCAGAGCAGCGACCCACTTGTTGGTGTTGCTGAGGATGGAAAGGTCAATTGGTTATATTATCCTTGATAAATGTATTCACAATGATGCTGACATGTTTTATGACATTTTTATGAAGGGTTTGACAACATTTGAGATTGTTCCCCGGTAATTCTGTTACCAAAGGAGAAGCTGGTGGATGGCAATGGACAAGGTGCCTTCTTCTCATACATAACTgtgattcaaattttttaatatatatatatatcattctatTGCCATTTCTTGACTTGATTATAGaagaaaacaaattcaataacaaattttttttttcttccaaattaTGTGTTGACTGCATGGTCTTTCATATCttgaatgatattataaaaGAGATGTCCATCATCGCCCAATGCCGTTTCTTTCTTTTGGGATTTGGATCATTTGCTCCTCAAAATTACTGCAAGTTTTAAATGATTTGCTGATTATAACTTGCCCGGATTTTATTCTTTTGGGAATTGATTTTACCACTCTTTTGCCCCTGTCCTGACAgatggcctcaaagaactctaTTCAAGTTGTACAAGACAAGTCATCAACTCATCATGACTTAAAAACTGTTTCCAATGATCCAATAACTTTTTGACGACAAGTGCATGTGTTGTACTCTACCGGTTGTAcgagggaatatatatatatatatatatatataaatttatattatatgtcCAATGCCTTTTctgttctttcttctttgaaaaAATGGTGTTCCCATTCTTGGATCTTGTCAGGAATGATCATCACAAGCATCTTTATAATTACCTGGAAcaaggaggaaaaaaaaacagattggATGTCCGGATTGATCAGGTTTCCTACATCAATGGAGAATGAAAGAGCTCTAatgaaagaaggaaagaaagggagatgaaagaaaaagaaaaagaaaaagaaggaataaaATCATAATAGAGAATCCACTTTTGAAATCCtagccttatatatatatatatacttgtcaatGACAACCAATTTATATACGttgataaaatttttgataaatcatCCCATTTTCTCCCAACTCTACTTGTAATTGGTTTACAATTTTAccaattacaattttttttttaaaaggaagaTAAGCGCTTGTGAATTATATTTATCTAGAAAAACGTAAAAATGAGAGCTAGTAGcctagtatgtatatatatatatacaagtggcttgtttatatttctctaaaaacataaaaatgagaGCTAGTGTATGCATATATAATTGGTAATGTTTTCCTTATTTCACATATAGTCAGCTGCATGGTTTAATTTCATGTGTATGCGATTTTCATAGCATAACAAATTGCAAATTAATGTAAATATAAGTACCACTTAacgaaataaattattaaacataaaattataacataattagataataattatttcaaaatagtagctattaaacaattatatcaaaatagtagccactaagcaattaattcaaaatagtagCACTATTAACTCATTTGGCCTCCCTTAAGTTTTTCGCTATACCCTGAAACTCTCCTCAAGCCCTCAACCCTAtctaataaaaagaataaaataaaaataaatacaacaagaaaaaaataaccaacTTTAATTGACTCTATGCGCCTCCAACCAGATATTAACATGACTCATGCATAATTAGAAATCTGGCCTCCAAATTGCACTTAcaccaactcaatttggactaAACCCTtttgaaccaacctcaattttatcgaaccaagtccaattgaaCCAATTTAACTTTAACCAAATTTAAAATCCTAAACCGGGGTGGTTCAATTAAACCAACCATAATTGAACCCTTTACTCCAATTGACTAAACCAACAAGAATCCAACGTACTCACTCACACATTGgtccaaatcaaataaatcttCAATTGGTTACACTAAACCACTCTTTACCCTCACTCAAACCCAAATGAACCCAACTTACTTCTACTTGGTTAGCCAAACACAACTCCAAATCCATTTGAATGAACTCAACCAACTCAATCGGACTAAACTCAACCATCTCAATTTGGCTAGGCTCAACCAACTCAATTGGCCTAAGTTCAACCATCTCAATTTCCAattataatcatcatcatcaagaacaaccatttcaacttaattaaccaagaCTAACCTTAATTCCGGTTACTACAGTTTCCCTACAATAACTTTGAGAATTTGTTCACCATTTCAAGCATCATCCAACTCAAAATAcaagtattttcaaaaaaattgaaacaacaaTCATGTACAACAATAActtcaacttctccatcccCAACCTTTTCTCCTctccaagaaaaacaagaaacatcaacccaaaatacacacacaaatcCAAATATATCAACCAAATAAACCATCAAAATTCTTACCAAAGGATGCTCCACCACATTTTCTCCTCCAGCAAACACCAAGCTCCAACTCTCCCATTTTTCTCAATTACTGATGCAAAGATACATTGAGAGAAGAAAACCCTAACCTTTGACCTGATTTCCACCTTTTCTCCCTTTTTGGGAAAAATTCATTTTCGAGTCTATAGAAAAAGTCTTACAAAAAGGTTTCTAACAATTTATCAACCGTCCCCTGAATCACAAACACATGATTTCAAATCTCCTTGGCCAACTTTTCACTTGAGTTCTTCAACAAACTACTCTATAGAATAATCTCACTACAACTGCGATAATACCATGAACATAATTTTCAACAAGCACCCAAAAGGTCTAGGTATTACAATCACCCCTccttaattaagaaaatttcgtcctaaaaattttttaaagcgTACATCGATCCGATATCACAAAAGTTTTATTTACTTGTTCAACACTTGTTCTTTTGCTCAAGATCTactcaataataaataaaaagtccTGAATGGGTAATCAAGTATCCTACTGACAATCGTAGTTAACTTGATTTCTCTTACTACTGTGACTGTACATGGCATACAACACCTTACGCTATGCTACTATGATTTCCTTACTTCTAACActcaaataataaaacaatcttgtaattttccacaatccaaaagaaaaacaacttcttattcacaaaGTAGAAATGGAGATACATGAATGGAATACTAACATCTTAAGCGCACAAGAGATAGTACAAATATGTTCTTCCATTATTCACAAGTTCTCATACAACTACTTAACCTCACTCCTGTCTACGATTGTGTCATAACCTTTCTCGGTTCCATTGCTCAACTGTTGCACCATAGTGAAGTTCTGCCTAGGCATCATCATATATCGTTGCTAGGTCCTCACGAACTTCATACCTCCTTAATTCTAGCATGTGTCTCTCATCGAGGTGATAATGCTCCATGTAAATATTCCCTCAACTATAAGGCAACTATGTGACTAAAAATCTCAGTGTTCATGCTTACCACATAACAAGCTCGTGGAACATAAACATCGGCCATTTCTTGCTCATGATTACCAGGCTCAATAACGTAATGGAAGATGTTGAGGCAACAAGAATAGAGCTAGAGGATACTTAAGCGCAGTTTGGGTTTCCATATCTTCTTCCCTCTTCCGCTCCTCTTTCTCTCCACTGCTCCTCCTCTTATCTTCtttgctcttcttcctctctgtTGCTCCTCCAAAAAGTATCTCTCcactctttctctattatacaTTGGAGGCCGGAGGCCCTCGCCTCTATTCCCGTTACATCTTTCTCAGCCTTTCTAAAACTCgagtactaaaaatataaaatacacaaaaaaattagaggGACCATATGAGAAACTATAACAAAAAGCCTAAAAAGCAATCTTCAAATTATGCAAGCTCCAGGTAATTACAATCCCCTAATTTATTCATCTACAATCACATGATAGCATCTCCACACGGCAAGTTCAAAGTCAAATGGTCACTTGCTTAGTTAAAGATTTTGAGAAATTCTTTTTGAGAATTAGACAAAGATTTTGAGTATGAATGGGAAGATTACAAAAACACTATGCTGATGTGGCAACACCTCTAGTTTGTTTGTTTCTGCAACAATGCTGATGCCTGTGGGTGACATcagaattaattaattgatttatttatatatatatatatatagacaagcACATGCTGTCCATTACTACCATTAACAGTCAC
It encodes:
- the LOC120275531 gene encoding uncharacterized protein LOC120275531 codes for the protein MLDINIFSAEKGFDSMRIRESQYCRFTSVKVIDEIISFAKEWQQCMHPRLPLFLALWLTLLISILVKKDATEMINSTNGNKKLTITSLYGGLLEFLFVVESIDDPAYHAISSLISEFKKAYQTSTKRVALPSLVTLKFHPLLANSVSLICKDCVAGLSTTWSQKIHNQLFGAEKMHKGSKYVLFLDDDVRLHLGSVGALTAEMEKIPEIFIQTGYPLDLPSGSLGSYCIYEYDMPCSMGFATSGKTFFLWSGYIMMHADDFRKDSHGVVSGLRDGGYFDDMTLAAIASNFLLHMHDLKIHLFLHAVSEISKK